The genomic stretch GCGTTCTGCATACCCTTGAAATTCCACAGAGCCTGCAGCAAAAATGACCTGAAAAACACTTTTTTCAGCACACCTTTAGAAATTAATATTTTTTCTACTTCCATTTCAGAAACATCTCAAAAAGCTGCGCGAAACACAAAATATAAATAAACCTCATGACGATTTCACTGCCGCGCGTAATATCCATGACGCGCCAGTATCCTTCCGGCAACGCTGTGACAAGCGCATAGGCGGCAAGAAAAAAAGCGGCGCTTATAAAAAATTTCCGTATCACGGCATAAAATATTTCCCGGTCAACGGAGACGAAATCACCCCTGATTATCTTTACCCTGACCGCGTCAACAATGCCCGCATTGGACGCGCGCAATCTGATCTCAGCCATTTTGTACAATATACCGCAGGGAACGCTCACCGCAAGAGCCGGGATAACGGCTGAAATATTATCAATGCCGAGATTCCGCGCGGCAGTCGCGGCGGCTGCGCTGGCCAGAACAGCCGTCAGCGTGCTGTCCGGCGGCACGGAATCGCCTATGGGAATAACCCTGACCCATATAAGCTCGACACACAAGCCCGCTATAAAACCGACATACGGATTACCAAGGCACAAGCCCGCTATCGGCCCGGCGATCAAAGGCCGCGAATACATAAATTGGCCGACGAGAACAGTATCACATGATAAGACACCGAAGATCACGGCCAAACAAAGGATTTCTGTCACAGTGTTTTCACCACAATGTTCCTCTCGGCGCTTTCTCCCGGCCGCAAAAAGATCTCTTCGCGGAATGTGAGAGATGTTCCCTGATATATTTTTTTCAGTCCGTCTTCAAGCCTGCAGACGGTATAGACGGGAAACATCCACACCCGGGCTGGGGAGGAATAAGAGAATTCCATTGTCACGCCGTATTTATCATCCCTCAGCGACACTTTATCCGAGGGCGTGTCCAGGAAAGCATCGCACTTTTCTTCCTTGCCGGATACGATAAAAATCGCCGTTCTCGGAGAGGACGGCGATAAATTCATCTCCGTGCCAGGATAAAAGTGCAGCGCCCTGTCCGAATTGTTTTTGATCCTGTAATTATAGACAATCGTAAAATTCTCCCGCAGTGAGAATTTTTTCTCCACTGACACGAGCGCGAAATAATCCCCGCACCACACATGGCCGGACCTGAGGAAAGCCAGTTCCCCCGGGCCCGCTTCGCCTGAGTGCGCAAACACCTGATTGACAAAATCCCCCTGTTCGCCATAAGCGCTTTTAGCAAAAGCAGAAAGCCGCGTGTTGTTCTGGAAAAAATGAGTGATAAAAGAATTTCTGTCATACCAGTCATAAAAAATATCTTTTATACTGACCGCGTCGGCGCCAGCCGTAGAAGGAACACTCTCGGACACTCCGGCGGACGCGGAAAGCCCCGCGGGCTTCAGCTCTTCATGATAGACCTCTCTGCGGCGGCGGATCACAAAACCCATGTTGTGGCAACTCTTGTATTGAGAAAATTCCGACACCGAGGCGCCAAGCTCCGGA from Candidatus Omnitrophota bacterium encodes the following:
- a CDS encoding PTS sugar transporter subunit IIC — encoded protein: MSGNISHIPRRDLFAAGRKRREEHCGENTVTEILCLAVIFGVLSCDTVLVGQFMYSRPLIAGPIAGLCLGNPYVGFIAGLCVELIWVRVIPIGDSVPPDSTLTAVLASAAAATAARNLGIDNISAVIPALAVSVPCGILYKMAEIRLRASNAGIVDAVRVKIIRGDFVSVDREIFYAVIRKFFISAAFFLAAYALVTALPEGYWRVMDITRGSEIVMRFIYILCFAQLFEMFLKWK